Sequence from the Nocardioides exalbidus genome:
GTCGACGGCACCACGCCGATCCGGATGTGGGTCGCGGAGGTCAACGGGCGCTCGGTGGGGTTCGTGCAGGACTACCGCATCCGCGACTTCCCGGACTTCGCCCTGCTCACGCCCGACCCGGACGCCGTCGGCCTCGACTACGTGGTCGGCGAGCCCGAGTGGGTGGGCCGGGGCATCGGCACCCGGGTGCTCTGGGCCTGGATGGTGCGTGCCGCGACCCGCTTCCCGGACGCCGGCGGTTTCTTCGCGGCCCCCGACCACGCCAACGTCGCCTCGCTGCGACTGCTCGACAAGCTGGGGTTCGCCCGGGGCACCTGGTTCGACGAGCCGCAGCGCGACGGCGGGGTGGCGACGATGGTGGGCTGCACCCTCGAGGTGCGGCGGGTGCTGGGCTGATCGTCGTTCCGTCATGATGTCCCCATGACCACCTCTCCCATCGCCGACGCCCTGCGGCTCCCTGCCGGCCCGGTCGACCTCACCGCGATCGAGACCGATGCCAAGCCGGGGTTCGACGGCAAGAAGGCCGACGGCAAGGGAGCGCTCTTCGCGATGGGCGACGAGCTCGCCGACCTGCAGGAGCGACTCTGGGCCCAGCGCACGGTGGGGTCCGAGCGTCGCGTGCTCCTGGTCCTCCAGGGGATGGACACCAGCGGCAAGGGCGGCGTGCTGCGCCACACCATCGGCCTGGTCGACCCGCAGGGCGTGCGGATCACCAGCTTCAAGGCGCCGACGGACGAGGAGCGCGCCCACGACTTCCTCTGGCGGATCGACAAGGGACTCCCGCCGGCCGGCTACATCGGCGTGTTCGACCGCAGCCACTACGAGGACGTGCTGATCGCGCGCGTGCACGACCTCGCCGAGCCGGCCGAGATCCACCGTCGCTACGGAGCGATCAACGACTTCGAGGCCCGGCTTGCCGACTCGGGGGTCGCGATCATCAAGTGCATGCTCCACGTCGGTGCCGACGAGCAGAAGTCGCGTCTCGCCGCCCGGCTCGACAACCCGGACAAGCACTGGAAGTACAACCCCGGCGACCTCGACGAGCGAGCCTCCTGGCCGGCCTACCGCGAGGCCTACGAGATCGCGCTCGAGCGGACGAACACCGACGTCGCGCCGTGGTACGTGGTGCCGGCCGACAAGAAGTGGTTCCGCAACCTCGCGGTCGCCCAGCTGCTGCTCGACACGCTGCGCGAGCTCGACCCGCAGTGGCCCGTCGCCGACTTCGACGTCGAGGCGGAGAAGAAGCGGCTGGCCGAGGAGTCCCCGGTCCAGTGACCCTCGAGAACGTCTCCGTCACCCGCTACGTCACACCCCTGCGCGAGGGCGGCAGCCTGCCGGGGGTCGTCGAGGCCGACGACCTCGGCACCTACGTCTGCAAGTTCCGCGGCGCCGGCCAGGGAGCCAGGGTCCTCGTCGCCGAGGTGATCGTCAGCGAGCTGGCGACCCGGCTCGGCCTGCGCACGCCCCGGCTCGTCGTGCTCGACCTCGACCCCGAGATCGCCCGCTACGAGGCGGACGAGGAGGTCCAGGACCTGATCCGGGCGAGCGTCGGGCCCAACCTCGGCATCGACTTCCTCCCCGGTTCGTTCGGCGTCGACGGCCAGGTCTCCGTCGCCGACGACGAGGGCGCCCGCGTGCTCTGGCTCGACGCCTTCACCGCCAACGTCGACCGGTCGTGGCGCAACCCCAACCTGCTGCTGTGGAACGGCGACCTCTGGGTCATCGACCACGGTGCCTCGCTCTACTTCCACCACGGCTGGCGAGGCGGCGTCACCGACCCGGCGAAGTTCGCGGCCCAGCCCTGGGACGCCGGCGGCCACGTGTTCGAGACCTGCGCCGCGCGCGCCCGCGCGCTCGACGGGGAGATCTCGTCGGCGCTGGACCGGGAGGCCTTCGAGGAGGTGCTCGCCGCCGTCCCCGACGTCTGGCTCGAGCCGGTGCCGGGACCCGACGGGTCCGACCTCGGGCCCGACGCGTTGCGAGCGGCCTACGTCGACTTCCTCACCGCGCGCCTCGGCACCCGCCAGTGGCTGCCCGGTCACGAGGGCGAGGCCCCCGGTGAGCGGGCGGATGGCCTACCAGTACGTCGTGCTCCGGTGCGTGCCGCGGCCCGAGCGTGAGGAGTTCCTCAACGTCGGCGTGGTGCTGCACTGCCAGTCGGCCGACTTCCTCGATGCGGTGTGGAACGTCGACGCCGACCGGCTGCGCGCCCTCGACGCCGGTATCGACGTCGACCAGGTGTGCGAGGCGCTCGGGTTCGTCGACTGGGTGTGCCGTGGTGACGAGCGCGGGGGAGAGGCGGCGCGCCAGTCGCTCGGGCAGCGGTTCGGCTTCCTGAAGGCGCCCCGGAGCACCGTGCTCCAGCCCGGCCCGGTCCACGGCGGCGTCACCGAGGACCCGGCCCGCCAGCTCGAGCACCTGCGCGAGCGCCTCGTCGGATAGACCCCGTCGGGTCGATACTCCTCGGGTGAGCCCGCCCGGCGAGGTCGTCCGGTTCCGGCTGTCCTCCGCCCTGGTCGTGGAGGCCGCCGGACGCTCGCTCGCGGGCGGGGACCTGGGCAGCCGGAAGGCTCGCACGCTCCTCGCGGTCCTGGCGGCCTCGGGAGGCGCGGCGTCGACGGACCGCCTCGTGGAGGCGCTCTGGCCGGAGGCGGTGCCCGCCGACCCGGCGGCCAACGTGGCGACCCTGGTGAGCCGGGCGCGGCGCACGCTGGGGCCGGTGCTGGGACCCGACCTCCTGCTCGGCACGCCCGGCTCCTACCGCCTCGGCGGCACCTGGACGCTCGACCTGACCGAGGCCTCGCAGCTGGCCGCGGAGGCCGGCACCCGCCTCGGGAGCGGTGAGCACGCGCTCGCGGAGGCGTCCGCGGCCGCCGCCCTCGACCTGCTCGGTCCCGGCCCCGCCCTGGCGGACGAGGGCGAGGCCGACTGGGTCCTGCAGGTGCGGCGCGAGGCAGACGGCCTCCGCCGTGAGGCGCGCCACCACCGCGTGGTCGCGCTGCTGGCCCTCGACCCCGGACGGGCGGTGTCGATCGCCGCCGACGGCGTCGCGGCCGACCGTTTCGACGAGCGCGCGGCGCGCGACCACATGCAGGCCCTCGCCGCGGACGGCCGCGCCGCCGCAGCGCTGGTGGCGTACGACGCCCTCGTCGACGCACTGCGCGACGAGCTCGGCACGGACCCGTCCCGGGCGACGGCCGACCTCCACCTCGCCCTGCTCCGCGAGGTGGACCCGGTGCCGGAGGCCGCGGTGAGCGCGGCGCCCCGTGGGCCGGCCGACCCGCCGGCGCTCGTCGGTCGCGAGCCGGAGCTGGTGGTGCTGCGGGACGCCTGGCGCTCGGCGGTGGCCGGCGACGGGCGGGCCGGCGTCGTGCTGGTCGTCGGCGAGGGGGGCATCGGCAAGACCGGGCTGCTCGAGGCGGTGGCCGCGTCGTGCGCGGCCACCGGCGGCCAGGTCCTGCGCGGCCGCTGCCACCCGGCGGAGAGGTCGCTGTTCCTGCAGCCCTACGTCGACGCCCTCCGCCCGCTCCTGTCCGGGCTGCGGCCCGACGCGCTGCTGGCCGTCGTCCACGGTCACGAGGCAGCGTGGGTCGCGCTGCTGCCCGACCTCGCCCAGGTCGTCCGGGGGTCGCCCGCCCCGCCCCTCGACCACGACCTGCACCGCCGGGCGACGTACGACGCCGTGGTCGCCGCGCTGCGCCGGCTCTCCGGCACGCGACCCGTGGTGCTCGTGCTCGACGACCTGCAGGACGCAGGTGCCGCGACGGTCGACCTGCTCGGCCACCTGGCCGGCCGGCTCGGCGGCACGCGGGTGCTGCTCGTGGGCGCCGTCCGCAGCGAGGACCCGTCGGTGGCGGAGCGGCTCGGCGACCGGGTGAGCCTGCTCCGGCTCGGGCCGCTCCCGGCCGGCGCGGTCGAG
This genomic interval carries:
- a CDS encoding HipA family kinase: MTLENVSVTRYVTPLREGGSLPGVVEADDLGTYVCKFRGAGQGARVLVAEVIVSELATRLGLRTPRLVVLDLDPEIARYEADEEVQDLIRASVGPNLGIDFLPGSFGVDGQVSVADDEGARVLWLDAFTANVDRSWRNPNLLLWNGDLWVIDHGASLYFHHGWRGGVTDPAKFAAQPWDAGGHVFETCAARARALDGEISSALDREAFEEVLAAVPDVWLEPVPGPDGSDLGPDALRAAYVDFLTARLGTRQWLPGHEGEAPGERADGLPVRRAPVRAAARA
- a CDS encoding PPK2 family polyphosphate kinase translates to MTTSPIADALRLPAGPVDLTAIETDAKPGFDGKKADGKGALFAMGDELADLQERLWAQRTVGSERRVLLVLQGMDTSGKGGVLRHTIGLVDPQGVRITSFKAPTDEERAHDFLWRIDKGLPPAGYIGVFDRSHYEDVLIARVHDLAEPAEIHRRYGAINDFEARLADSGVAIIKCMLHVGADEQKSRLAARLDNPDKHWKYNPGDLDERASWPAYREAYEIALERTNTDVAPWYVVPADKKWFRNLAVAQLLLDTLRELDPQWPVADFDVEAEKKRLAEESPVQ
- a CDS encoding GNAT family N-acetyltransferase, producing the protein MHPIPVVVRAGDHELTGAVGDGESLLCAARRLAGDEPVAVDLSGEVKRFAVETDLTITLRAMTRGDLPILARWLRAPHVQRWWHHEGEPTDERVAATYGPRVDGTTPIRMWVAEVNGRSVGFVQDYRIRDFPDFALLTPDPDAVGLDYVVGEPEWVGRGIGTRVLWAWMVRAATRFPDAGGFFAAPDHANVASLRLLDKLGFARGTWFDEPQRDGGVATMVGCTLEVRRVLG
- a CDS encoding DUF3037 domain-containing protein, with translation MAYQYVVLRCVPRPEREEFLNVGVVLHCQSADFLDAVWNVDADRLRALDAGIDVDQVCEALGFVDWVCRGDERGGEAARQSLGQRFGFLKAPRSTVLQPGPVHGGVTEDPARQLEHLRERLVG